In a single window of the Nicotiana tomentosiformis chromosome 8, ASM39032v3, whole genome shotgun sequence genome:
- the LOC117276618 gene encoding uncharacterized protein: protein MPCLFNEVQQAQNRASVLHHESFLRYWDEVYHLELEVKELSEKRDMNKCLSEQHEGPIKDLQAGLDEAQREALNLRREHADLVEKVQQKIERIDQLQAKMNEVQAMTDGWKRKMDRLASEKETAQAQLASVEVQLQVAKEKANKWSQLNNELRSQLSSALAERDALGKECEAIKSQLCTTSADAEEMVAQYRADVEAAEAHLKTTAEYVRRLSRRETLEEIHARGFDKSAEIEEAKRLEVKAKKLAEPEDEGSSEGSEEPEGLGGSGDEAGSGEDQA from the exons ATGCCGTGCCTATTCAACGAAGTGCAACAGGCACAAAATCGG gcctcggtacttcatcacGAAAGCTTTCTTCGGTACTGGGATGAGGTTTACCATCTTGAGCTTGAGGTCAAGGAGCTTTCCGAGAAAAGAGATATGAATAAATGTCTCAGCGAGCAACACGAAGGGCCCATCAAGGACCTTCAGGCTGGGCTGGATGAGGCTCAAAGGGAAGCTTTGAACCTGAGGCGGGAACATGCCGATCTAGTCGAAAAG GTTCAACAGAAGATTGAACGGATTGACCAACTCCAAGCTAAAATGAATGAGGTCCAAGCCATGACCGATGGTTGGAAGAGAAAAATGGACCGACTGGCTTCGGAGAAGGAAACCGCCCAGGCACAACTGGCATCGGTAGAGGTTCAACTCCAGGTGGCGAAAGAAAAAGCCAACAAGTGGTCCCAATTGAATAATGAACTTCGATCGCAATTGAGTTCGGCTCTGGCAGAGCGGGACGCCCTCGGTAAAGAATGTGAAGCTATAAAGTCTCAGCTATGCACAACCTCCGCtgatgctgaagagatggtggcccagtataggGCCGATGTCGAAGCAGCCGAGGCTCACCTAAAGACTACTGCTGAGTATGTGAGGCGGCTAtcccggagggagaccctcgaagagatccatgcccgaggCTTTGACAAATCGGCCGAGATCGAGGAGGCGAAGAGACTTGAGGTCAAGGCCAAGAAGCTGGCTGAACCCGAAGACGAAGGAAGCTCCGAGGGTTCCGAAGAACCCGAAGGCCTCGGCGGCTCTGGTGACGAGGCGGGTTCTGGTGAAGATCAAGCGTAG